One window of bacterium genomic DNA carries:
- a CDS encoding NAD(P)-dependent glycerol-3-phosphate dehydrogenase has translation MRIGILGAGSWGTALAFLLGKKGEDVLLWARRKEVADWINDKNENRFYLPGIILPLNIRATIEIDEAVEGKDVIVLAVPSFAMREVVERLSHCDIGSAIVVSAAKGLEEESGKRMSEVILEIMPSLKERLLVLSGPNLAGEIVREIPTTSVVAGEESLSSFVQELFATHYFRVYRNEDIIGVELGGALKNIIAIGAGINDGLGFGDNTKSALMTRGLAEMIRLGLRLGASLQTFFGLAGLGDLVATCASPLSRNRRLGELIAKGRSLEEAKREIGQVAEGEPTTRAAYNLAMSLGVEMPITCEIYNVLFKEKDPRQAVIDLMTRPLKAERYP, from the coding sequence ATGAGAATCGGGATACTGGGAGCTGGCTCTTGGGGAACCGCGTTAGCTTTTCTTTTAGGGAAAAAGGGAGAGGATGTCCTTTTATGGGCGAGGAGAAAGGAGGTCGCGGATTGGATTAATGATAAGAACGAGAATCGCTTCTATCTTCCCGGCATCATCTTACCACTGAATATAAGGGCTACGATTGAGATTGACGAAGCGGTTGAAGGGAAGGATGTTATAGTCCTAGCGGTTCCCTCTTTCGCCATGCGGGAGGTTGTAGAGAGGCTTTCCCATTGCGATATAGGGAGTGCTATTGTTGTGAGCGCTGCTAAGGGGTTGGAGGAGGAAAGCGGAAAGAGGATGTCGGAGGTCATCTTGGAGATTATGCCTTCTTTGAAGGAGAGGTTACTCGTCCTTTCTGGACCTAATTTGGCGGGTGAGATAGTGAGGGAGATTCCCACGACGAGCGTTGTTGCGGGAGAAGAGAGCCTCTCAAGCTTCGTTCAGGAGCTTTTCGCAACTCATTATTTCAGAGTTTACAGGAACGAGGATATAATCGGGGTGGAATTGGGAGGTGCTTTGAAGAACATCATAGCGATAGGAGCGGGTATAAACGATGGGTTGGGATTCGGAGATAACACCAAATCGGCTTTAATGACGAGGGGATTGGCGGAGATGATAAGATTGGGGTTGAGGTTGGGAGCATCCCTTCAGACCTTCTTCGGATTGGCGGGATTGGGCGATTTGGTAGCGACCTGCGCGAGTCCCTTGAGCAGAAACAGAAGATTGGGAGAGCTGATTGCAAAAGGAAGGAGCTTGGAGGAGGCTAAGAGAGAGATTGGGCAGGTGGCAGAGGGCGAGCCAACGACGAGAGCGGCTTATAATTTGGCTATGAGTTTGGGTGTGGAGATGCCCATAACCTGCGAGATTTACAATGTCCTGTTCAAGGAAAAAGACCCACGCCAAGCTGTGATAGACCTAATGACCCGCCCCTTAAAGGCTGAGAGATATCCCTGA
- a CDS encoding DUF167 domain-containing protein — protein MKRILEIKVIPSAGKEEIIEGEPLVVKVKEPAEKGKANEAIIRLLSRHFGGKVRIIRGETKRRKIVEIESE, from the coding sequence ATGAAGAGGATATTGGAGATTAAAGTAATTCCAAGCGCAGGAAAAGAGGAGATAATAGAGGGAGAACCATTGGTTGTGAAGGTAAAGGAGCCAGCGGAAAAGGGCAAGGCAAACGAGGCAATTATCAGGCTTCTTTCCCGCCATTTCGGAGGAAAAGTAAGGATAATCAGGGGCGAAACCAAGAGAAGGAAAATAGTGGAAATAGAATCGGAGTAG